A DNA window from Streptomyces sp. CA-278952 contains the following coding sequences:
- a CDS encoding response regulator, translating to MIQVLIVDDDVRVAQINAAYVAKVPGFRVVAQAHSAAAALEAVEEVRVDLILLDHYLPDRNGLAVVRELRRLGRQVDVIMVTAARDVATVQDAMRHGALQYLVKPFTYAGLRSKLEAYAALRRALDGGGEAEQAQVDRLFGALWAADEPALPKGHSPTTAELVRGALRGADGPLSAQEIADSAGMSRQTAQRYLKLLERTGKVRLTLRYGETGRPEHRYAWAGG from the coding sequence GTGATCCAGGTCCTGATCGTGGACGACGACGTCCGGGTGGCGCAGATCAACGCGGCGTACGTCGCCAAGGTCCCCGGCTTCCGGGTGGTCGCGCAGGCCCACTCGGCGGCCGCGGCGCTGGAGGCGGTCGAGGAGGTCCGGGTGGACCTGATCCTGCTGGACCACTATCTGCCGGACCGCAACGGCCTCGCCGTCGTACGGGAACTGCGCCGCCTGGGCCGTCAGGTCGACGTGATCATGGTGACGGCCGCCCGGGACGTCGCGACCGTGCAGGACGCGATGCGGCACGGCGCGCTCCAGTACCTGGTGAAACCGTTCACCTACGCGGGCCTGCGCTCCAAACTGGAGGCCTACGCGGCGCTGCGGCGGGCGCTCGACGGGGGCGGGGAGGCCGAGCAGGCGCAGGTGGACCGGCTTTTCGGCGCGCTGTGGGCGGCGGACGAGCCGGCCCTCCCCAAGGGCCACTCCCCCACCACCGCCGAGCTCGTCCGAGGTGCCCTGCGCGGAGCCGACGGCCCGCTCTCCGCCCAGGAGATCGCGGACAGCGCGGGGATGAGCCGCCAGACGGCCCAGCGCTATCTGAAGCTGCTGGAGCGCACCGGCAAGGTCCGGCTGACGCTGCGCTACGGGGAGACGGGCCGCCCGGAGCACCGGTACGCCTGGGCTGGCGGCTGA
- a CDS encoding LacI family DNA-binding transcriptional regulator translates to MTRRLAQVAQKVGVSEATVSRVLNGKPGVSDATRQAVLSALDVLGYERPTQLRGERARLVGLVLPELQNPIFPAFAEVVGGALAQQGLTPVLCTQTKGGVSEADYVELLLQQQVSGVVFAGGLYHQADAPHDHYKVLADRKIPVVLINAAIAHLGFPGVSCDDSVAVEQAWRHLVSLGHERIGLVLGPSDHVPSQRKLAAARVLAEEAGTTVPDEWVARAMFSLEGGQAAAMRLLDRGVTGIICASDPLALGAVRAARRRGLSVPADVSVVGYDDSAFMNCTEPPLTTVRQPIEAMGRAAVELLSVQIGGRTVPSDELLFEPELVVRGSTAQPPRENSL, encoded by the coding sequence ATGACGCGACGACTTGCTCAGGTGGCCCAGAAAGTGGGAGTCAGCGAGGCGACGGTCAGCCGGGTGCTGAACGGCAAGCCGGGCGTTTCCGACGCCACCAGGCAGGCCGTCCTCTCCGCGCTGGACGTCCTCGGCTATGAGCGCCCGACCCAGCTGCGCGGCGAACGGGCCCGGCTGGTGGGGCTTGTCCTCCCCGAGCTGCAGAACCCGATCTTCCCGGCGTTCGCCGAAGTGGTCGGCGGCGCGCTCGCCCAGCAGGGGCTGACCCCGGTGCTCTGCACCCAGACCAAGGGCGGCGTCTCCGAGGCCGACTACGTCGAGCTGCTCCTCCAGCAGCAGGTCTCCGGCGTGGTCTTCGCGGGCGGCCTCTACCACCAGGCCGACGCCCCGCACGACCACTACAAGGTGCTCGCCGACCGCAAGATCCCCGTCGTGCTGATCAACGCGGCCATCGCCCACCTCGGCTTCCCGGGTGTCTCCTGCGACGACTCCGTCGCCGTCGAGCAGGCCTGGCGGCACCTCGTCTCGCTCGGCCACGAGCGCATCGGACTCGTTCTCGGCCCGTCCGACCACGTGCCATCGCAGCGCAAGCTCGCCGCCGCCCGAGTGCTCGCCGAGGAGGCGGGCACGACCGTGCCCGACGAGTGGGTGGCCCGCGCGATGTTCTCGCTGGAGGGCGGGCAGGCCGCCGCGATGCGGCTGCTGGACCGGGGCGTCACCGGCATCATCTGCGCGAGCGACCCGCTCGCGCTGGGCGCCGTACGCGCCGCCCGTCGTCGCGGGCTCTCGGTCCCCGCCGACGTGTCGGTCGTCGGCTACGACGACTCGGCCTTCATGAACTGCACCGAGCCGCCCCTGACCACCGTCCGCCAGCCCATCGAGGCCATGGGGCGCGCGGCTGTGGAGCTGCTCTCGGTACAGATCGGCGGGCGGACCGTCCCCTCGGACGAGCTGCTCTTCGAGCCGGAGCTGGTGGTGCGCGGCTCCACCGCGCAGCCGCCGCGCGAGAATTCCCTGTGA
- a CDS encoding DNA gyrase/topoisomerase IV subunit B, whose translation MTAETSVPSTAMLTGAGGDRDSSNYTARHLLVLEGLEAVRKRPGMYIGSTDSRGLMHCLWEIIDNSVDEALGGHCDQIEVILHDDASVEVRDNGRGIPVDVEPKTGLSGIEVVMTKLHAGGKFGGGSYAASGGLHGVGASVVNALSARLDVEVDRNSATHSISFRRGVPGMFTEQGPESPFDPANGLRKGKRVPKTRTGTRVRYWADRQIFLKDAKLNLETLYQRARQTAFLVPGLTIIVRDERGLEGEGKTEETFRFDGGISEFCEYLAQDKAVCDVQRLSGTGTFKETVPVLDDRGHMTATEVTRELAVDIALRWGTGYDTTLRSFVNIIATPKGGTHVSGFERSLTKTVNESLRSAKMLRVAEDDVVKDDALEGLTAVVTVRLAEPQFEGQTKEVLGTSAANRIVAGVVAKELKAFLTSTKRDAKAQARAVLEKAVAAARTRIAARQHKDAQRRKTALESSSLPAKLADCRSDDVERSELFIVEGDSALGTAKLARNSEFQALLPIRGKILNVQKSSVSDMLKNAECGAIIQVIGAGSGRTFDIDAARYGKIVLLVDADVDGAHIRCLLLTLFQRYMRPMVEAGRVFAAVPPLHRIELVQPKKGQDKYVYTYSDSELRQTLLEFQRKNVRIKESIQRYKGLGEMDADQLAETTMDPRHRTLRRINIGDLESSEQVFDLLMGNEVAPRKEFITSSAATLDRSRIDA comes from the coding sequence GTGACCGCCGAAACGTCCGTGCCGTCCACCGCGATGCTGACCGGAGCAGGCGGCGACCGGGACAGCTCCAACTACACCGCGCGGCACCTCCTCGTCCTCGAAGGGCTGGAGGCGGTCCGCAAGCGCCCCGGCATGTACATCGGGTCCACCGACAGCCGTGGCCTGATGCACTGCCTCTGGGAGATCATCGACAACTCCGTCGACGAAGCCCTCGGCGGCCACTGCGACCAGATCGAGGTCATCCTCCACGACGACGCCTCCGTCGAGGTCCGGGACAACGGCCGTGGCATCCCGGTCGACGTCGAGCCCAAGACGGGCCTCTCCGGCATCGAGGTCGTCATGACCAAGCTGCACGCCGGAGGAAAATTCGGCGGCGGCTCCTACGCCGCCTCGGGCGGCCTCCACGGCGTCGGTGCCTCCGTGGTCAACGCCCTCTCCGCCCGCCTGGACGTCGAGGTCGACCGCAACAGCGCGACCCACTCCATCAGCTTCCGGCGCGGTGTCCCCGGCATGTTCACCGAGCAGGGGCCGGAAAGCCCGTTCGACCCGGCCAACGGCCTGCGCAAGGGCAAGCGCGTCCCCAAGACCCGTACCGGTACCCGGGTGCGGTACTGGGCGGACCGCCAGATCTTCCTCAAGGACGCCAAGCTCAACCTGGAAACGCTCTACCAGCGCGCCCGCCAGACGGCCTTCCTCGTCCCCGGCCTGACGATCATCGTCCGCGACGAGCGGGGGCTGGAAGGCGAGGGAAAGACCGAGGAGACGTTCCGCTTCGACGGCGGCATCAGCGAGTTCTGCGAGTACCTGGCCCAGGACAAGGCCGTCTGCGACGTCCAGCGCCTCAGCGGCACCGGCACCTTCAAGGAGACCGTGCCCGTCCTCGACGACCGCGGCCACATGACCGCCACCGAGGTCACCCGCGAACTGGCCGTCGACATCGCCCTGCGCTGGGGCACCGGTTACGACACGACCCTGCGGTCGTTCGTGAACATCATCGCCACCCCCAAGGGCGGCACCCACGTCAGCGGGTTCGAGCGCTCCCTGACCAAGACCGTGAACGAGTCGCTGCGCTCCGCCAAGATGCTGCGGGTCGCCGAGGACGACGTCGTCAAGGACGACGCCCTCGAAGGGCTCACCGCCGTCGTCACCGTACGGCTCGCCGAGCCGCAGTTCGAGGGGCAGACCAAGGAGGTGCTCGGCACCTCCGCGGCCAACCGGATCGTGGCAGGCGTGGTCGCCAAGGAGCTCAAGGCCTTCCTGACCTCGACGAAGCGGGACGCCAAGGCCCAGGCCAGGGCGGTGCTGGAGAAGGCCGTCGCCGCCGCCCGCACCCGGATCGCCGCCCGGCAGCACAAGGACGCCCAGCGCCGCAAGACGGCCCTGGAGTCCTCCTCGCTGCCCGCCAAGCTCGCCGACTGCCGCAGCGACGACGTCGAGCGCAGCGAGCTGTTCATCGTCGAGGGGGACTCGGCGCTCGGCACCGCCAAGCTGGCCCGGAACAGTGAGTTCCAGGCGCTGCTGCCGATCCGCGGGAAGATCCTCAACGTACAGAAGTCGTCCGTCTCGGACATGCTGAAGAACGCCGAGTGCGGGGCGATCATCCAGGTCATAGGAGCCGGGTCCGGGCGGACCTTCGACATCGACGCCGCGCGTTACGGGAAGATCGTCCTGCTGGTGGACGCCGATGTCGACGGCGCCCACATCCGCTGCCTGCTGCTGACCCTCTTCCAGCGCTACATGCGCCCGATGGTCGAGGCGGGGCGGGTCTTCGCCGCGGTCCCGCCGCTGCACCGGATCGAGCTGGTCCAGCCCAAGAAGGGCCAGGACAAGTACGTCTACACCTACTCCGACAGCGAGCTGCGCCAGACCCTTCTGGAGTTCCAGCGCAAGAACGTCCGGATCAAGGAATCGATCCAGCGCTACAAGGGTCTGGGCGAGATGGACGCCGATCAGCTGGCGGAGACGACGATGGACCCGCGCCACCGCACGCTGCGGCGCATCAACATCGGCGACCTGGAATCCTCCGAGCAGGTCTTCGACCTGCTGATGGGCAACGAGGTCGCGCCCCGCAAGGAGTTCATCACCAGCTCCGCGGCCACTCTGGACCGCTCGCGCATCGACGCCTGA
- a CDS encoding citrate synthase/methylcitrate synthase, giving the protein MTTTPAAPRGLAGVVVTDTALGDVRGREGFYHYRQYSAIELARTRGFEDVWYLMVHGELPDRAAAADFAARTAALRTLPAEVRDALPAIARAGAVSGPLAGLRTALSLLGASAGFRPVYDIRTDQRRQDALAACAAVPTILTALHRLGQGLQPVEPREDLPHAVNYLYMLTGSEPEPEHARAVEQYLISTVDHGFNASTFTARVVASTGADLAACLIAAVGALSGPLHGGAPSRALDTLDAIGTPDRIDGWIREQVLSGRRIMGFGHPVYRTEDPRSRMLKSLAQGFGGPLVDFAVEVERQVEAILAELKPGRELHTNVEFYAGVVMELCGLPRAMFTPTFCAARVIGWSANILEQAEDSKIIRPAARYVGAPPPQPVPAP; this is encoded by the coding sequence ATGACCACCACCCCTGCCGCCCCCCGCGGTCTCGCCGGCGTCGTCGTCACCGACACCGCCCTCGGCGACGTGCGCGGCCGCGAGGGCTTCTACCACTACCGCCAGTACTCGGCGATCGAGCTCGCGCGGACCCGTGGCTTCGAGGACGTCTGGTATCTGATGGTCCACGGCGAACTGCCGGACCGGGCCGCCGCCGCCGACTTCGCCGCCCGCACGGCCGCGCTGCGTACCCTGCCCGCAGAGGTGCGCGACGCGCTGCCCGCCATCGCCCGCGCCGGCGCCGTCTCCGGCCCCCTGGCCGGGCTGCGCACCGCGCTGTCCCTGCTCGGCGCCTCGGCCGGATTCCGCCCCGTGTACGACATCAGGACCGACCAGCGGCGCCAGGACGCTCTCGCCGCCTGCGCGGCCGTCCCCACGATCCTCACCGCCCTCCACCGCCTGGGCCAGGGGCTCCAGCCGGTCGAGCCCCGCGAGGACCTGCCGCACGCCGTGAACTACCTGTACATGCTGACCGGTTCGGAGCCGGAGCCCGAGCACGCCAGGGCCGTCGAGCAGTACCTCATCTCCACCGTCGACCACGGCTTCAACGCCTCCACCTTCACCGCCCGGGTCGTCGCCTCCACCGGAGCCGACCTGGCCGCCTGCCTGATCGCGGCGGTCGGCGCGCTCTCCGGCCCCCTGCACGGCGGAGCCCCCAGCCGGGCCCTGGACACCCTGGACGCGATCGGCACCCCGGACCGCATCGACGGCTGGATCCGCGAACAGGTGCTCTCGGGCCGCCGCATCATGGGCTTCGGCCACCCCGTCTACCGCACCGAGGACCCGCGCTCCCGGATGCTCAAGTCCCTGGCGCAGGGCTTCGGCGGACCGCTCGTCGACTTCGCCGTGGAGGTGGAACGCCAGGTCGAGGCCATCCTCGCCGAGCTCAAGCCGGGCCGGGAACTGCACACCAACGTGGAGTTCTACGCCGGGGTGGTCATGGAGCTGTGCGGGCTGCCGCGCGCGATGTTCACCCCCACCTTCTGCGCGGCACGGGTGATCGGCTGGAGCGCCAATATCCTGGAGCAGGCGGAGGACTCGAAGATCATCCGCCCGGCGGCCCGCTACGTCGGCGCACCCCCGCCGCAGCCGGTCCCGGCGCCCTGA
- a CDS encoding S1 family peptidase, whose amino-acid sequence MPRSVVRALTGVLALTAAATVVPLASPSAAVADSIIVGGQPAPVADSPWAVALSSRDRFGGARSGQFCGGVAVAPTKILTAAHCLSDEALGGPAERVRDLLVIAGRERLSDSGGQEIPVRSIWVNPAYDPASNAGDLAVLTLSRAMPKGGVIPTAKGGDTAYRSGTAASVYGWGDTTGSGAYASVLRSARVQVLPDSDCARAYPGGQEGTYTASEMLCAGDPAGGRDACQGDSGGPLVARGRLIGLVSWGGGCGRAGSPGVYTRVSAALEWAEGRL is encoded by the coding sequence ATGCCCCGTTCCGTCGTCCGTGCCCTGACCGGGGTGCTCGCCCTGACCGCCGCCGCGACCGTGGTGCCCCTCGCCTCGCCCTCCGCTGCGGTCGCGGACAGCATCATCGTCGGCGGACAGCCCGCTCCGGTGGCGGACAGTCCCTGGGCGGTGGCGCTGTCGAGCCGGGACCGGTTCGGGGGCGCGCGCTCGGGACAGTTCTGCGGCGGCGTCGCCGTGGCGCCCACGAAGATCCTGACGGCGGCCCACTGTCTGAGTGACGAGGCGCTCGGTGGACCGGCGGAGCGGGTGAGGGATCTGCTGGTCATCGCCGGCCGGGAGCGGCTGAGTGACTCCGGCGGCCAGGAGATCCCGGTCCGGTCCATCTGGGTGAACCCGGCGTACGACCCCGCTTCCAACGCCGGCGACCTCGCGGTGCTGACCCTCTCCCGCGCGATGCCGAAGGGCGGCGTCATCCCGACGGCCAAGGGCGGGGACACCGCCTACCGGTCCGGTACCGCGGCGTCCGTCTACGGGTGGGGCGACACGACGGGGAGCGGCGCGTACGCCTCGGTGCTGCGCTCCGCGCGGGTCCAGGTGCTGCCGGACAGCGACTGCGCGCGGGCCTACCCGGGCGGCCAGGAAGGCACGTACACGGCCTCGGAGATGCTCTGTGCGGGCGATCCGGCGGGTGGCAGGGATGCGTGCCAGGGCGACAGCGGCGGGCCGCTGGTTGCCCGTGGGCGGCTCATCGGCCTGGTGTCCTGGGGCGGGGGCTGCGGGCGCGCGGGCAGCCCAGGGGTGTACACCCGGGTCTCCGCCGCACTGGAGTGGGCCGAGGGGCGCCTCTGA
- a CDS encoding CobW family GTP-binding protein yields the protein MTPPRTPQIPVVVLAGFLGSGKTTLLNHLLRNREGTRIGVIVNDFGAIEIDAMTVSGQVGSTVSLGNGCLCCAVDASELDTFLETLTRPSARLDVIVIEASGLAEPQELVRMLLASDNPHILYGGLVEVVDAAEFDSTRRRHPELDRHLAVADLVVLNKTDRVGEAERKRLRATVAELSGPAAVISAVHGRIDPELLFDPALRPDHEDTVRQLTFEDLLREEAPDGHEGHEGHEEHLHAAYESVDFTSDIPMDPRRFMEFLDSRPDGLYRIKGFADFGAGDRDNTYALHAVGRFLRFVPRAWGRGEQRLTQLVMIGAGIDAEALLAGLAACRADEPALDESADAVERGMWGVLRYVQQEADPVDVQEAALEA from the coding sequence TTGACCCCGCCCCGCACTCCGCAGATCCCGGTCGTCGTTCTGGCGGGCTTCCTCGGCTCCGGCAAGACCACGCTCCTGAACCATCTCCTCCGCAACCGCGAGGGCACCAGGATCGGCGTGATCGTCAACGACTTCGGGGCCATCGAGATCGACGCCATGACCGTTTCGGGGCAGGTCGGCTCGACCGTCTCGCTGGGTAACGGCTGTCTGTGCTGCGCCGTCGACGCGAGTGAACTCGACACCTTCCTGGAGACGCTGACCCGGCCGTCCGCCCGACTGGACGTGATCGTCATCGAGGCGAGCGGTCTTGCCGAACCCCAGGAGCTCGTCCGTATGCTGCTGGCCAGCGACAACCCGCACATTCTGTACGGGGGCCTCGTCGAGGTCGTCGACGCGGCCGAGTTCGACAGCACCCGCCGGCGGCATCCGGAGCTCGACCGCCATCTCGCCGTCGCCGACCTCGTCGTCCTGAACAAGACCGACCGGGTGGGGGAGGCCGAGCGGAAGCGGCTGCGTGCGACGGTCGCGGAGCTGAGCGGTCCCGCCGCCGTGATCTCCGCCGTGCACGGCCGGATCGACCCCGAGCTCCTCTTCGACCCGGCCCTGCGACCGGACCACGAGGACACGGTCCGCCAGCTCACCTTCGAGGACCTGCTGCGGGAGGAAGCGCCCGACGGGCACGAGGGGCACGAGGGGCACGAGGAGCACCTCCACGCCGCGTACGAGAGCGTCGACTTCACCTCGGACATCCCCATGGACCCGCGTCGCTTCATGGAGTTCCTCGACTCCCGGCCCGACGGGCTCTACCGGATCAAGGGGTTCGCGGACTTCGGCGCGGGGGACCGGGACAACACGTACGCGCTGCACGCGGTGGGCCGCTTCCTGCGCTTCGTCCCCCGCGCGTGGGGGCGCGGCGAACAGCGGCTCACCCAGCTCGTCATGATCGGCGCGGGCATCGACGCCGAAGCGCTGCTGGCCGGACTCGCCGCCTGCCGCGCGGACGAGCCCGCCCTCGACGAGTCCGCCGACGCCGTCGAGCGCGGTATGTGGGGGGTGCTGCGGTACGTACAACAGGAAGCGGACCCCGTGGACGTACAGGAAGCGGCCCTGGAGGCGTAA
- a CDS encoding citrate synthase: protein MTDQSAPDEQGPPRLTTREAAELLGVKPETVYAYVSRGQLSSARAAGGRGSTFDADEVRALARRSGRRDASPAGGDLAFRTGITLIEDDRCFFRGVDVTELAGHYSYEEVAEWLWTGQLSPGVRFTAAAGTLAAARRTVGALPAHSGSTDRLRVAVTAAAATDPLRFDLSPEAVLSSARSLIPTLVGALPTLGDPADEGGSLARGLWSRLTAEPADAPSLAVLDAALTLLIDHDLAASTLASRVAASARAHPYAVVSAGLGVLEGPLHGAASGLAHRMLREAVDRGSAVPVVADHLRTGRRVPGLGHRLYRGEDPRATTLFALLEDVPQAAGALAAAREVVGTTARHAPLHANIDLALAVLSVSRGMPADAGETVFAVSRTAGWIAHALEEYGERPLRLRPSGQYTGPRPPQPLPGLRTAL, encoded by the coding sequence ATGACGGATCAATCAGCGCCCGACGAGCAGGGGCCGCCCCGGCTCACCACCCGGGAGGCCGCCGAACTGCTGGGCGTGAAGCCGGAGACGGTGTACGCGTACGTCAGCCGAGGCCAGCTGAGCAGCGCGCGGGCCGCCGGGGGGCGGGGCAGCACGTTCGACGCCGACGAGGTCCGGGCGCTGGCCCGGCGCTCGGGACGCAGGGACGCCTCGCCGGCCGGGGGCGACCTGGCCTTCCGGACCGGCATCACGCTCATCGAGGACGACCGCTGCTTCTTCCGCGGGGTCGACGTGACGGAGCTGGCCGGGCACTACAGCTACGAGGAGGTCGCCGAGTGGCTGTGGACGGGTCAGCTGAGCCCGGGCGTCCGGTTCACCGCGGCCGCCGGGACCCTCGCGGCGGCTCGCCGGACGGTCGGCGCCCTGCCCGCGCACAGCGGGTCGACGGACCGGCTGCGGGTGGCGGTGACCGCTGCGGCGGCCACGGATCCGCTGCGGTTCGACCTGTCGCCCGAGGCGGTGCTCAGCAGCGCCCGGAGTCTGATCCCGACGCTGGTGGGCGCCCTGCCGACGCTCGGCGACCCGGCGGACGAAGGGGGTTCCCTGGCGCGGGGGCTGTGGTCACGGCTCACCGCGGAGCCGGCCGACGCCCCGTCCCTCGCCGTGCTGGACGCGGCCCTGACCCTCCTGATCGACCATGATCTGGCCGCCTCCACCCTGGCCTCCCGGGTCGCCGCCTCCGCGCGGGCCCACCCGTACGCCGTGGTCTCGGCGGGCCTCGGCGTGCTGGAGGGGCCGCTGCACGGCGCGGCGAGCGGGCTGGCGCACCGGATGCTCCGGGAGGCGGTGGACCGGGGCAGCGCGGTCCCCGTGGTCGCCGATCACCTGCGGACCGGGCGGCGGGTGCCGGGGCTGGGCCACCGGCTCTACCGGGGCGAGGACCCGCGGGCGACGACCCTGTTCGCGCTGCTGGAGGACGTGCCGCAGGCCGCCGGGGCGCTGGCGGCGGCCCGCGAGGTGGTCGGCACGACGGCGCGGCACGCTCCGCTGCACGCCAACATCGACCTGGCCCTGGCCGTCCTGTCCGTCTCCCGGGGGATGCCGGCGGACGCGGGCGAGACGGTGTTCGCCGTGTCCCGCACCGCGGGCTGGATCGCCCACGCGCTGGAGGAGTACGGGGAGCGCCCGCTCCGCCTCCGCCCCAGCGGGCAGTACACGGGCCCCCGGCCGCCGCAGCCGCTGCCCGGACTCCGGACGGCCCTCTAG
- a CDS encoding ATP-binding protein, translated as MNAPPTPGRGPRRFGWPQRVFSQVLLMQLAIITGVTILVTGLFLAPLSDQLDDQAMRRALAIAQSTAAQPGIVEDLTSTDPSERGPVQSAAERVRRATGAEYVVVMNQRGVRWSHPDTHRIGAIVSTDPGEALRGREVMEIDSGTLGRSARGKVPLFGPSGDVIGAVSVGISYDSVRARLLGAIPGLLAYAGGALAVGALAAYLISRRLQRQTHDLAFSDISALLTEREAMLHGIREGVVALDGAGRVRLLNDEAQRLLGVGPEAAGRTLEEVLGDGRTADVLAGRVVGDDLLAVRGSRVLLANRMPTDDGGAVVTLRDRTELENLGRELDSTTGLIDALRAQDHEHANRLHTLLGLLELEMHEDAMEFVTEVVGVHRATAEQVTEKVQDPLLAALLVGKATVAAERGVALRLAPGTLLPDRVVDPRGLVTVMGNLVDNATDAAAGSEGARIEVGLCTEGRTVILEVRDSGPGVPPEQHASIFTEGWSTKEVPAHGKRGLGLALVRRLAERQGGSVTVSGADGGGAVFTVVLPEALAEPGPGAPAEPAASPDGPPSATCPATAGEQP; from the coding sequence ATGAACGCCCCACCGACCCCCGGCAGAGGACCGCGCCGGTTCGGCTGGCCCCAGCGGGTCTTCTCCCAGGTCCTGCTGATGCAGCTGGCCATCATCACCGGCGTGACCATCCTGGTCACCGGCCTGTTCCTGGCCCCCCTCAGCGACCAGCTGGACGACCAGGCGATGCGCCGCGCCCTCGCCATCGCCCAGAGCACCGCCGCCCAGCCGGGGATCGTGGAGGACCTGACCAGCACGGACCCGTCGGAGCGGGGTCCGGTCCAGTCGGCCGCCGAGCGGGTCAGGCGGGCGACCGGAGCGGAGTACGTCGTCGTCATGAACCAGCGCGGGGTGCGCTGGTCGCACCCCGACACCCACCGGATCGGCGCGATCGTCTCCACGGACCCCGGCGAGGCGCTGCGCGGCCGCGAGGTGATGGAGATCGACAGCGGCACCCTCGGCCGCTCGGCACGGGGCAAGGTGCCGTTGTTCGGCCCGTCCGGCGACGTGATCGGCGCGGTGTCGGTCGGCATCTCCTACGACAGCGTCCGCGCCCGGCTCCTCGGGGCGATCCCGGGACTGCTCGCGTACGCGGGCGGAGCCCTGGCCGTCGGGGCGCTCGCCGCGTACCTGATCTCCCGTCGGCTGCAACGGCAGACCCATGACCTGGCGTTTTCCGATATCTCCGCGCTGTTGACGGAGCGCGAGGCCATGCTGCACGGCATCCGCGAAGGCGTCGTCGCCCTGGACGGAGCCGGCCGCGTCCGGCTGCTGAACGACGAGGCGCAACGGCTGCTGGGCGTGGGCCCTGAGGCGGCGGGCCGGACGCTGGAGGAGGTGCTGGGCGACGGCAGGACCGCGGACGTCCTGGCCGGACGGGTGGTCGGCGACGACCTGCTGGCGGTACGGGGCAGCCGGGTGCTGCTGGCCAACCGGATGCCCACGGACGACGGCGGGGCCGTGGTGACCCTGCGCGACCGGACCGAGCTGGAGAACCTGGGCCGCGAGCTCGACTCCACGACGGGGCTGATCGACGCCCTGCGCGCCCAGGACCACGAGCACGCCAACCGGCTGCACACCCTGCTCGGGCTGCTGGAGCTGGAGATGCACGAGGACGCGATGGAGTTCGTCACGGAGGTGGTCGGCGTACACCGGGCGACGGCCGAGCAGGTCACCGAGAAGGTCCAGGACCCGCTGCTGGCCGCCCTCCTGGTGGGCAAGGCGACGGTGGCCGCCGAGCGCGGCGTGGCACTGCGGCTGGCCCCCGGCACCCTGCTGCCGGACCGGGTGGTCGATCCCCGGGGCCTGGTCACCGTCATGGGCAACCTCGTCGACAACGCCACGGACGCGGCGGCCGGATCGGAGGGGGCGCGGATCGAGGTCGGGCTGTGCACGGAGGGACGTACGGTGATCCTGGAGGTGCGCGACAGCGGCCCCGGCGTCCCCCCGGAGCAGCACGCGTCGATCTTCACGGAGGGATGGTCCACCAAGGAGGTCCCGGCACACGGCAAGCGTGGGCTGGGGCTCGCCCTCGTCCGGAGGCTCGCGGAGCGTCAGGGAGGCAGTGTGACGGTGTCCGGGGCGGACGGAGGCGGTGCGGTGTTCACGGTCGTCCTGCCGGAGGCGCTGGCCGAGCCCGGGCCGGGGGCGCCTGCCGAACCCGCCGCTTCCCCCGACGGTCCGCCGTCCGCCACGTGTCCGGCCACCGCGGGAGAGCAGCCGTGA
- a CDS encoding DUF7455 domain-containing protein, whose amino-acid sequence MTTVLTPASPLTAADRCDRCGAQAYLRVVLISGGELLFCAHHGRKFEPELKKIAAEIQDETDRLTAVQTAAADEEQH is encoded by the coding sequence GTGACTACTGTTCTGACCCCCGCGAGCCCGCTGACCGCAGCAGACCGCTGTGACCGTTGCGGCGCCCAGGCATATCTGCGCGTCGTCCTGATCAGCGGCGGTGAACTGCTCTTCTGCGCCCACCACGGGCGCAAGTTCGAGCCGGAACTCAAGAAGATCGCCGCGGAAATACAGGATGAGACGGATCGGCTCACCGCCGTGCAGACGGCTGCTGCCGACGAGGAACAACACTGA